One stretch of Tepiditoga spiralis DNA includes these proteins:
- a CDS encoding glutaredoxin family protein, with amino-acid sequence MQHAKITVYSTPACPWCKRAKQYFKSLGLAFKDIDVSKDRKAAEKMVKKSGQMGVPVIEIGNKIIVGFDKAKIEKILQI; translated from the coding sequence ATGCAACATGCTAAAATAACGGTATATTCAACCCCAGCTTGTCCATGGTGTAAAAGAGCTAAACAATACTTTAAATCTTTAGGGTTGGCTTTTAAAGATATAGATGTTTCCAAAGATAGAAAAGCAGCTGAAAAAATGGTAAAAAAAAGTGGACAAATGGGAGTTCCTGTAATAGAAATAGGAAATAAAATTATAGTTGGCTTTGATAAAGCTAAGATAGAAAAAATACTTCAAATATAA
- the hpf gene encoding ribosome hibernation-promoting factor, HPF/YfiA family: MDFKVFTKELELTPALKNYVEKRMTKVDKLLKRHSDLISPADFRISKEGGKYKTEITTHFKKLNNLIKVEEREGDLYECIDKVTDSFERKIKKLKDKLQTHEPTNNLVETFKFPEAIDEMPIVKRKRYDLSVMSGEEALLQAEMLGHNFFVFRNSETDEVNVVYKRNAENFGIIEFNS; the protein is encoded by the coding sequence ATGGATTTTAAAGTATTCACCAAAGAATTAGAACTAACACCAGCACTTAAAAACTATGTAGAAAAAAGAATGACAAAGGTAGACAAATTACTAAAAAGGCATTCTGATTTAATATCTCCAGCCGATTTTAGAATTTCAAAAGAAGGTGGAAAATACAAAACAGAAATAACAACTCATTTCAAAAAACTTAATAATTTAATAAAAGTTGAAGAAAGAGAAGGTGACTTATACGAATGTATTGATAAGGTTACAGACTCTTTTGAAAGAAAGATAAAAAAATTAAAGGATAAGCTTCAAACTCATGAACCAACAAATAATTTAGTTGAAACTTTTAAATTTCCAGAAGCTATTGATGAAATGCCTATAGTTAAAAGAAAAAGATACGATCTTTCTGTAATGTCTGGAGAAGAAGCTTTACTTCAAGCTGAAATGCTTGGACATAACTTCTTTGTTTTTAGAAACTCTGAAACAGATGAAGTAAATGTTGTTTATAAAAGAAATGCAGAAAACTTTGGTATAATTGAATTTAATTCATAA
- a CDS encoding MerR family transcriptional regulator, translating to MKIGEFSKKFNVKRDTIRYYIETGLLLPEKIRNQYIFDESCIKDMKEIIELKNLKFTISGIQKIFSLKRMTNLTDISDIDFYLSFFENKKQELLKEKEKIEKALNIIEEKISYINTSLKNKEKKIGIPLQFINYLVCPKCNKPLELNNATIKKNYIFTGELNCDCGYHAQINKGIIITPEADTSEIPEYEKKGKTLLNMYDQSLLTLMEKGGIWIYKRLFNIGVKNKVIMEIGTGLGRFVKNSMVNMGKDTLYIATEKSLDSLKTLKNSLELAGSNANIVFIAGDYTKCPIKSESIDIVIDYFGTRNYLLKNSFYPVEKVSNFLKKDGIWIGTFTYYENHAKSLKNYAEKTRNLLLFESIKNSFTKNSIKKLESSELGFSLKMGEIEKTHIPGDKLHVWAFLGKKI from the coding sequence ATGAAAATAGGTGAATTTTCTAAAAAATTTAATGTAAAACGAGATACTATACGCTATTATATTGAAACAGGTTTATTACTTCCAGAAAAAATAAGAAATCAATATATATTTGATGAAAGTTGTATAAAAGATATGAAAGAAATTATAGAATTAAAAAATTTAAAGTTCACAATATCTGGTATACAAAAAATATTTTCATTAAAAAGGATGACTAATTTAACGGATATAAGTGATATAGACTTTTACTTGAGCTTTTTTGAAAATAAAAAACAAGAGTTATTAAAAGAAAAAGAAAAAATAGAAAAGGCATTGAATATAATAGAAGAAAAAATTTCTTATATAAATACTTCATTGAAAAACAAGGAAAAGAAAATCGGAATCCCACTGCAGTTCATAAATTATTTAGTTTGTCCAAAGTGTAATAAACCACTTGAATTAAATAATGCAACAATAAAGAAAAATTATATATTCACGGGTGAATTAAACTGTGATTGTGGATATCATGCTCAAATAAATAAAGGAATAATAATTACTCCAGAAGCTGATACTTCTGAAATACCAGAATATGAAAAAAAAGGAAAGACATTATTAAATATGTATGATCAATCATTACTAACTTTAATGGAAAAAGGTGGAATTTGGATATACAAAAGATTATTTAATATAGGAGTTAAAAACAAAGTTATTATGGAAATAGGTACGGGTCTTGGAAGATTTGTTAAAAATTCAATGGTAAATATGGGAAAAGATACTTTATATATTGCTACTGAAAAATCTCTTGATTCATTAAAAACTCTTAAAAATTCTTTGGAATTAGCTGGTAGTAATGCAAATATAGTATTTATAGCTGGTGATTATACTAAATGCCCAATAAAATCAGAATCTATTGATATAGTGATAGATTACTTTGGAACAAGAAATTATTTATTAAAAAATTCTTTTTATCCTGTAGAAAAGGTTAGTAATTTTTTAAAAAAAGATGGAATTTGGATTGGAACCTTTACTTATTATGAAAATCACGCAAAGTCATTAAAAAACTATGCAGAAAAAACTAGAAATTTATTATTATTTGAGTCAATAAAAAACTCTTTTACTAAAAATAGTATAAAAAAATTAGAGTCTTCAGAATTAGGCTTTTCATTAAAAATGGGAGAAATTGAAAAAACTCATATTCCCGGAGATAAGCTTCATGTTTGGGCTTTTTTAGGGAAAAAAATTTAA
- a CDS encoding Na+/H+ antiporter subunit E: protein MKRFLSVFLVTYAIWITLTGFTSEEFLVGAIVAFTVSFATKDYLKFSFDAGFIVKVLKFVFLYTPLFVYKMIISNLDVAIRVIQPVIPLNPGFVKIKSDLKGDFGNLALLNSITLTPGTLSIDYEDGYMYIHWIDVKGSSEEEYKKEISQPFEKILGGIFK, encoded by the coding sequence ATGAAGAGGTTTTTATCGGTTTTTTTAGTTACTTATGCAATATGGATAACACTAACAGGATTTACTTCAGAAGAATTTCTTGTTGGAGCAATTGTTGCATTTACTGTTAGTTTTGCAACAAAAGATTACTTAAAGTTTTCTTTTGATGCGGGTTTTATTGTCAAAGTGTTAAAATTTGTGTTTTTGTATACCCCTCTATTTGTTTACAAAATGATAATATCTAATTTAGATGTTGCAATAAGGGTTATACAACCAGTTATACCTTTAAATCCAGGATTTGTAAAGATTAAATCGGATTTAAAAGGCGATTTTGGAAATTTAGCATTATTAAACTCTATCACACTAACTCCAGGAACATTATCTATTGATTATGAAGATGGATACATGTATATTCATTGGATTGATGTTAAGGGAAGTAGTGAAGAAGAGTATAAAAAAGAAATTTCGCAACCCTTTGAAAAAATTTTAGGGGGGATATTTAAATGA
- a CDS encoding monovalent cation/H+ antiporter complex subunit F, translating into MMNFIVFGLIGLGLFFSILRLIIGPDVTDRIVSVDAINVIVTGTIVFIAHIFKSNLYLDIAIAYAALSFLETVIFARYLEAKK; encoded by the coding sequence ATGATGAATTTTATAGTGTTTGGCTTAATTGGTTTGGGTTTATTTTTCAGCATTTTAAGATTAATTATTGGTCCGGATGTTACAGATAGAATAGTATCGGTAGATGCTATAAATGTTATTGTAACAGGAACTATAGTTTTTATTGCTCACATATTTAAAAGTAATTTATATCTTGATATTGCGATTGCTTATGCAGCACTTTCGTTTCTTGAAACCGTTATTTTCGCAAGATATTTGGAGGCGAAAAAATGA
- the mnhG gene encoding monovalent cation/H(+) antiporter subunit G, whose amino-acid sequence MIILGNTLIIIGSIFYFLGGLGIFRMPDVFNRLQAGTKATTLGSFSLILGVGFANPQWLLKTLLIVVFLAITNPVGSSALARASYKRGVKTYKLKINEMKEPMGGENND is encoded by the coding sequence ATGATTATATTAGGAAATACATTAATTATAATTGGTTCAATCTTTTATTTTCTTGGTGGCCTTGGAATTTTTAGAATGCCAGATGTCTTTAATAGACTTCAAGCTGGTACAAAAGCAACGACTCTTGGATCATTTTCGTTGATTTTAGGTGTTGGATTTGCTAATCCTCAATGGTTATTAAAAACTTTGTTGATAGTTGTTTTTCTTGCAATTACAAATCCAGTAGGTAGTTCTGCACTTGCAAGGGCATCTTATAAACGGGGTGTAAAAACTTATAAGTTAAAAATCAATGAAATGAAAGAGCCAATGGGTGGTGAAAATAATGACTAA
- a CDS encoding Na(+)/H(+) antiporter subunit B, with amino-acid sequence MTNMSIFELFIGLTMIVFAFLAIESKKIVNSIIYLSILSMFSVISFIFMRAPDVAITEAVVGSGLVSALFIVTLIMINKKVGDKK; translated from the coding sequence ATGACTAATATGAGTATTTTTGAATTATTCATTGGTTTAACAATGATAGTATTTGCATTTCTTGCAATAGAGTCTAAAAAAATAGTAAATTCAATAATCTATTTATCAATATTGAGTATGTTTTCTGTCATTTCTTTTATCTTTATGAGAGCACCAGACGTGGCAATCACTGAAGCAGTTGTTGGTTCAGGATTAGTTTCTGCATTGTTTATCGTTACATTAATAATGATAAATAAAAAAGTTGGTGATAAAAAATGA
- a CDS encoding Na(+)/H(+) antiporter subunit B, translating to MKRLFAILLIVVMGIFIFSTLYSNNGKYNFSKFGESTLNGKVSEKFVNKSVNGENKEVKFGSENLETGSANLVTSVVVNYRAFDTLGEVTVLFLSALGVSVVLGGYKNRLKFKVEPNFILKIGSKVAVSIILITGFYIFIHGHLTPGGGFPGGAMIGSAVLLMFISNDEFRVKVKSFSALEGLSGSLFIILGLIGLSAGGFFLYNYMPMGKLGSLFSAGLIPVVYVLIGLKVGSELSNLISHFAREGENK from the coding sequence ATGAAGAGATTATTTGCTATTTTATTAATTGTTGTTATGGGAATATTTATTTTTTCAACTTTATATTCGAATAATGGAAAGTATAATTTTTCAAAATTTGGTGAAAGTACATTAAATGGAAAAGTTTCTGAAAAATTTGTAAATAAGAGTGTTAACGGAGAAAATAAAGAAGTTAAGTTTGGATCTGAAAATTTAGAAACTGGTTCAGCAAATTTAGTAACTTCTGTAGTGGTTAATTATAGAGCATTTGATACTCTTGGAGAAGTAACTGTTTTATTCCTTTCGGCATTAGGAGTTTCTGTTGTTTTAGGTGGATATAAAAACCGTTTAAAATTTAAAGTAGAGCCTAATTTTATTTTAAAAATAGGAAGTAAAGTAGCAGTTTCAATAATTTTAATTACTGGTTTTTATATTTTCATACATGGACATTTAACCCCAGGTGGTGGATTCCCAGGTGGAGCTATGATAGGATCAGCTGTACTTTTAATGTTCATTTCTAATGATGAATTTAGAGTTAAGGTGAAAAGCTTTTCAGCACTTGAAGGGTTATCCGGAAGTTTATTCATCATACTTGGTTTAATAGGTTTGAGCGCGGGAGGATTCTTCTTATACAATTATATGCCTATGGGAAAACTTGGAAGTTTATTTAGTGCAGGATTAATCCCAGTAGTTTATGTTTTAATAGGTTTAAAAGTAGGATCAGAACTTTCAAACCTTATCTCTCATTTTGCAAGAGAGGGGGAAAATAAATGA
- a CDS encoding sodium:proton antiporter, which yields MIQYIFIILILIGIYGLLTQKNIIKLIVSLNVLEVGINLFIVSTGYISGGKAPIITSEVNKGFVDPLPQALVLTSIVIGVGVTALGLSFARKIYEEHGTLELDEIGGEDNE from the coding sequence ATGATTCAATACATATTTATAATTTTAATTTTAATAGGAATTTATGGTCTTTTAACACAAAAAAACATAATAAAATTAATAGTTTCATTAAATGTTTTAGAAGTTGGTATTAATTTATTTATAGTATCGACTGGTTATATAAGTGGAGGGAAAGCTCCTATAATAACAAGTGAAGTTAATAAAGGATTTGTTGATCCATTACCTCAAGCTTTAGTTTTAACTTCAATCGTTATAGGTGTTGGTGTTACTGCATTGGGACTTTCTTTTGCAAGAAAAATCTATGAAGAGCATGGTACACTCGAGCTAGATGAAATTGGTGGTGAAGATAATGAATAA
- a CDS encoding complex I subunit 5 family protein, with amino-acid sequence MNNPVLLITLPLLFAFLSVIFKSAKKVFMFSGLLINILLLNFIEKGSYLIGGWKIPYGINLVLDNYSFAAVLIINTIFTISVLMSYKSIKNMETVLLVSLAGLNGVVLTGDLFNLFVFLEIAGIGAYILSSSTGKHIASFKYLMLGTFGINLFLFGIILFYSSTGSLNFIDIASKVSMMDNKLYLLAITMIFVGISVESKFMPFNSWAKEVYSNTDSLTAPIFAAVYASAMMFVFGRLFTSVFVTTGFIHNLLLFITISTFLFGEIIAFSEKKLRRMLTFSSVGQAGLISTLFLVGAQYPAVMQIYNNAMSKMVMFSIAGYIAIKYGKDKIEDLQGVFLNNKILGFGFSAAALSIVGLPLFYGFYVKLNILIEVFSKNVWLPALILFATLIEGIYYIRALVKLWNPGKEGEVSKPSLAKLKLTDTFNYAFIAVIVAAIIVFLGLYPDVLANFLNGTVESLKNYSGILTTGGM; translated from the coding sequence ATGAATAATCCAGTATTGCTTATAACATTACCACTTCTCTTTGCATTTTTATCGGTTATATTCAAAAGTGCAAAAAAAGTATTTATGTTTTCTGGCCTTTTAATTAATATTCTTTTATTGAATTTTATAGAAAAAGGTAGTTATTTAATTGGCGGTTGGAAGATTCCTTATGGTATAAATCTTGTGTTGGATAATTATTCATTTGCAGCTGTTTTAATAATAAACACTATTTTTACAATTTCTGTTTTAATGTCTTATAAGAGTATAAAAAATATGGAAACTGTACTTTTAGTATCTCTTGCAGGATTGAATGGTGTTGTACTTACAGGCGATTTGTTTAATTTATTTGTTTTCCTTGAAATTGCAGGAATAGGTGCTTATATTCTTTCTTCTTCAACAGGAAAACATATTGCAAGTTTTAAGTATTTAATGCTTGGTACCTTTGGAATAAACTTGTTTTTATTTGGGATTATCTTGTTTTATTCTTCAACAGGAAGTTTAAACTTTATAGATATAGCTTCTAAAGTTTCAATGATGGATAATAAATTATACTTATTAGCTATAACTATGATTTTTGTAGGGATTTCTGTTGAATCTAAATTTATGCCTTTTAACTCTTGGGCAAAGGAAGTTTATTCAAATACTGATTCTTTAACCGCTCCAATATTTGCAGCAGTCTATGCAAGTGCAATGATGTTTGTTTTTGGTAGACTATTTACATCAGTATTTGTAACTACTGGATTCATACATAATTTACTATTATTTATAACAATTTCTACATTCTTATTTGGAGAAATTATAGCTTTCTCAGAAAAGAAATTAAGAAGAATGTTAACTTTTTCAAGTGTTGGACAAGCTGGTTTAATTTCAACTTTATTTTTAGTTGGTGCTCAATATCCAGCTGTAATGCAAATATACAATAATGCAATGTCTAAAATGGTTATGTTTTCAATTGCTGGTTATATTGCAATTAAATATGGAAAAGATAAGATAGAAGATTTACAAGGTGTATTTTTAAACAATAAAATATTGGGATTTGGTTTTAGTGCTGCAGCTCTTTCTATTGTAGGTTTACCATTATTTTATGGTTTTTATGTAAAGTTAAATATTTTAATAGAAGTTTTCAGTAAAAATGTTTGGTTACCTGCATTGATTTTATTTGCTACATTAATAGAAGGAATTTATTATATAAGAGCTCTTGTTAAACTTTGGAATCCAGGAAAAGAAGGAGAAGTTTCAAAACCTTCACTTGCAAAATTAAAATTAACAGATACATTTAATTATGCTTTTATAGCTGTAATTGTAGCTGCTATTATTGTTTTCCTTGGATTATATCCAGATGTTTTAGCTAACTTTTTAAATGGAACAGTAGAGTCTTTAAAAAATTATTCCGGTATTCTTACGACTGGAGGGATGTGA
- a CDS encoding proton-conducting transporter membrane subunit, which translates to MFAQLMIYFMLFAVGTFFVSKINKKAGSYLTIIGSVAFLIYLYGFKDNAGEVYNLFSFGNFDISFVTSSYAWYFSMIMVLIYSMISFMNPFFIEKYSNPSAYNAFYLVSMAASVGMFYSKDFLTLFAFYEVAVWTSLFIIPMGKSRKASVIYYTMSSIGSLSLLYSIFLMYTKLGTFDIQEVGAQLVNIPQYGVLLFFLIILSGITKLGIFPFYTWLPAAHGSAPNTFSPILSGALVKIGGFISMITVAVLPFSKMFENHVKIMGYPFETYIIMILASISIVVGTLMAIKQDDAKKLIAYSTVSNSGYILLGISIASTTGFAGGMMHVLNHALASAAMFATIGAVYYRTGTTKMSELGGLIKRMPITFTAYLIAIISLAGIPPMSGFASKWLIFQALVSKGMMFTAIAAFFGSVGSFLYVFRPLSTVFLGQLSPKHNELKEVPFLMQIPMWIFSGLTIFYGIFPGKVLEYIGIIEEKVGIQKIHLEGTKIFTRTGMWDSAVIFWVFTFGFIIAAIIYFMHKKSKKVGLMDTYTSAEFIYDPERYHYAKDYYAPFERLYNTTLSVEKFFNSCVQKLSEFGGLLRTWFFNDNPVFTVFWVIVFITVITIWGGIL; encoded by the coding sequence GTGTTTGCACAATTAATGATCTATTTTATGCTTTTTGCTGTTGGTACATTTTTTGTTAGCAAAATAAATAAAAAAGCAGGATCTTATTTAACTATAATTGGAAGTGTTGCGTTTTTAATTTACTTGTATGGCTTTAAAGATAATGCTGGTGAAGTATATAATTTATTTTCATTTGGAAACTTTGATATATCTTTTGTAACAAGTAGTTATGCATGGTACTTTAGTATGATAATGGTTTTAATATATTCAATGATTTCATTTATGAATCCATTTTTTATTGAAAAATATTCAAACCCATCAGCTTACAATGCATTTTATTTAGTTTCAATGGCTGCAAGTGTTGGAATGTTTTATTCAAAAGATTTTTTAACTCTTTTTGCATTTTATGAAGTTGCAGTTTGGACTTCTTTATTCATAATACCTATGGGTAAATCAAGAAAAGCATCAGTAATATACTATACAATGAGTTCAATTGGTTCATTATCATTGCTTTACTCTATTTTCTTGATGTATACAAAGTTAGGTACATTTGATATACAAGAAGTTGGAGCACAACTCGTTAATATTCCTCAATATGGAGTATTATTATTCTTCTTAATAATATTATCTGGAATTACGAAATTAGGAATTTTCCCATTTTATACATGGCTACCAGCAGCTCACGGAAGTGCACCAAATACATTTTCTCCTATACTTTCAGGTGCTCTTGTAAAAATTGGTGGTTTTATTTCAATGATTACAGTTGCTGTTTTACCATTTTCAAAGATGTTTGAAAATCATGTAAAAATAATGGGATATCCATTTGAAACATATATAATTATGATTTTAGCTTCTATAAGTATTGTTGTTGGTACTTTAATGGCAATAAAACAAGATGATGCAAAAAAACTCATAGCTTATTCTACTGTAAGTAATAGTGGATATATTCTTTTGGGTATTTCTATTGCAAGTACAACAGGATTTGCTGGAGGTATGATGCACGTTTTAAATCATGCTCTTGCTTCAGCTGCAATGTTTGCAACAATAGGAGCTGTTTATTATAGAACCGGAACAACAAAAATGTCTGAACTTGGTGGTTTAATAAAAAGAATGCCAATAACCTTTACAGCTTATTTAATTGCAATTATTTCACTTGCAGGTATACCACCAATGAGTGGATTTGCTTCTAAATGGTTGATCTTCCAAGCACTTGTTAGTAAAGGTATGATGTTTACTGCAATAGCTGCATTTTTTGGAAGTGTTGGTTCATTCTTGTATGTTTTTAGACCATTATCTACAGTATTTTTAGGTCAATTATCTCCAAAACACAATGAATTAAAAGAAGTACCATTTTTAATGCAAATACCTATGTGGATTTTTTCTGGTTTAACTATTTTTTATGGTATTTTCCCAGGAAAAGTTCTTGAATACATTGGAATAATAGAAGAAAAAGTTGGAATACAAAAAATTCATTTAGAAGGTACAAAGATATTTACAAGAACTGGAATGTGGGATTCAGCAGTTATATTCTGGGTATTTACTTTTGGTTTTATAATTGCAGCAATTATTTATTTTATGCACAAAAAATCAAAAAAAGTTGGACTCATGGATACTTATACATCAGCTGAATTTATTTATGATCCAGAAAGATATCATTATGCAAAAGATTATTATGCTCCATTTGAAAGATTGTACAACACAACTCTTTCAGTTGAAAAATTCTTTAATTCATGTGTACAAAAATTATCAGAATTCGGTGGTCTTTTAAGAACATGGTTCTTTAATGATAATCCTGTATTTACCGTATTTTGGGTAATAGTATTTATAACTGTTATCACGATTTGGGGTGGTATTTTATGA
- a CDS encoding respiratory chain complex I subunit 1 family protein has product MTGYLIGILLLLIAFFWQVTVDGLQRKVTAKIQRRVGPPWYQNFMDIFKAFSKSSISHGIIYDFGVMMALGGTMATLVFMPFAGIVAFDRLDNFFVIVYLLAIGSLGMAMSAVGSGNPWASIGVMRALTQMVGYELPFIMVIFGMIFGYKTASISHIVQMQAGGFLYWNAVRMPLGVIVAFISLMGMLGKKPFDTPIAPAEIASGPLVEYGGKQLGMLILQHDFATFIEVSMFVNLFLGGGNIVSFLIKYFIVYTLANMISSVVGRFKIDQLVVFYYKYPLILALIQTAVIIFTGLGVKVWIA; this is encoded by the coding sequence ATGACAGGTTACTTAATAGGAATTTTATTGTTATTAATTGCCTTTTTTTGGCAAGTGACTGTTGATGGTCTTCAAAGAAAGGTTACAGCAAAGATTCAAAGAAGAGTTGGACCTCCATGGTATCAGAACTTTATGGATATTTTTAAAGCTTTTTCAAAAAGTTCAATATCTCATGGAATAATTTATGATTTTGGTGTAATGATGGCATTGGGTGGAACAATGGCAACATTAGTTTTTATGCCTTTTGCTGGAATAGTTGCTTTTGATAGATTAGATAACTTTTTTGTTATAGTTTATTTACTTGCAATTGGTTCACTAGGTATGGCAATGAGTGCAGTTGGTTCTGGAAACCCTTGGGCAAGTATAGGGGTTATGAGAGCTTTAACTCAAATGGTTGGTTATGAATTACCATTTATAATGGTAATATTTGGAATGATTTTTGGATACAAAACAGCATCAATTTCTCATATAGTGCAAATGCAAGCTGGTGGATTTTTATATTGGAATGCAGTTAGAATGCCTCTTGGTGTAATTGTAGCTTTTATATCTTTAATGGGAATGTTAGGTAAAAAACCATTTGATACACCAATTGCTCCAGCTGAAATTGCATCAGGACCATTAGTTGAATATGGTGGAAAACAATTAGGTATGTTGATACTTCAACATGATTTTGCAACCTTTATAGAAGTTAGTATGTTTGTTAATCTATTTTTAGGTGGAGGAAATATAGTTTCATTCCTAATAAAATATTTTATTGTTTATACTCTTGCAAACATGATTTCATCTGTTGTTGGAAGGTTTAAAATAGATCAATTAGTAGTATTTTATTATAAATATCCACTTATTTTAGCCTTGATTCAAACTGCGGTTATAATATTCACCGGATTGGGAGTGAAAGTATGGATAGCATAA
- a CDS encoding NuoB/complex I 20 kDa subunit family protein — MDSINETNIYSDDLNDSLTFFEKIQNIFRSKSVWMLHYCTGCGAIELPPTMTSRFDMERIGMAPMATPRQADVLLVTGYLSVKTLRRLLYTYEQMMDPKYVVGFGSCTLNGGVYYDSYATIKKLDHYLPVDLYIAGCMPRPEAVMSGFKKLMNMINKGEARGWKHYQENYDWYHRNQIHSLGEVYVKDEFHE; from the coding sequence ATGGATAGCATAAATGAAACAAATATTTATAGTGATGACTTAAATGATTCTTTAACTTTTTTTGAAAAAATTCAAAATATTTTTAGAAGTAAATCTGTATGGATGCTTCATTATTGTACAGGTTGTGGAGCAATTGAATTACCTCCAACTATGACTTCAAGATTTGATATGGAAAGAATTGGAATGGCTCCTATGGCAACTCCAAGACAAGCAGATGTTTTACTCGTTACGGGATACTTAAGTGTAAAAACATTAAGAAGACTTTTATATACATATGAACAAATGATGGATCCAAAGTATGTTGTTGGTTTTGGTTCTTGTACCTTAAATGGTGGCGTGTATTATGATTCTTATGCAACTATAAAGAAACTTGATCATTATTTACCAGTTGATTTATACATTGCAGGATGTATGCCAAGACCAGAAGCAGTAATGAGTGGATTTAAAAAATTAATGAATATGATTAATAAAGGCGAAGCAAGAGGATGGAAACACTATCAAGAAAATTATGATTGGTATCATAGAAATCAAATCCACTCTCTTGGGGAGGTGTATGTAAAAGATGAATTCCATGAATAA
- a CDS encoding NADH-quinone oxidoreductase subunit C: MNSMNNIKEDISKRFENVIFEEVSKQQLSVDMKKDNIHSALAYLKSSGWDQLTFLTCVDWIEIKKFQLVYVLMNWDEGITINLRTEIDRDNPIMDSIISIFPGAEYYERDVHEFFGVNFPGNPNYEKDLFLEIWDDMPPMRKDFDPLAYSKRKFPDREYKAEFIPEGDEL, encoded by the coding sequence ATGAATTCCATGAATAATATAAAGGAAGATATATCAAAAAGATTTGAAAATGTTATATTTGAAGAAGTTTCAAAACAACAACTTTCTGTTGATATGAAAAAAGATAATATTCATTCAGCACTAGCTTATTTGAAGAGCAGTGGATGGGATCAATTAACATTTTTAACTTGTGTTGATTGGATAGAAATAAAAAAATTTCAACTTGTATATGTTTTGATGAACTGGGATGAAGGTATTACAATAAATTTAAGAACAGAAATAGATAGAGATAATCCAATTATGGACTCTATAATATCAATTTTCCCAGGAGCAGAATACTATGAAAGAGATGTTCATGAATTTTTTGGAGTTAACTTTCCTGGAAATCCAAATTATGAAAAAGATTTATTTCTTGAAATTTGGGATGATATGCCACCAATGAGAAAAGATTTTGATCCACTTGCATACTCTAAGAGAAAGTTCCCAGATAGAGAATATAAAGCAGAATTCATACCAGAAGGTGATGAACTATGA